The genomic segment GCTGTTGATTTTTCCACAGATAAATTCAATGAAATTAAAGAAAAATTTGATACAGGAGAAATTTCTGCAGAAAAGGCCAAAGATTATTTGATTTCAAAGCGTGATTTGATTAAGGAAAAAGTAGATTCAGGAGAACTTTCAAAAGAAAGTGTTGTCTCTTTTTTCAATGATACTAGAGATGCAATCGTAGAAAAACTAAATACTGTAAAATTGAGCAGTGAGGAACTTTTTGATGAAGATGAGTCCCATCTTTCTGATGAAGTTGCAACAGCCGCTGCAGAATTCAATGATAAAAAAGAGGATGTTGTTGACGCGGCATCTGACAAAGTTGAAGAAGTCAAAGAAGAAATTGATACAGAAAAGTTATCAGAAGAAGCAAATAAAATTGCTGAAAAAGCTAAAGAATTGACATCAGAAGAGTGGTAATAGTTGCGAAAAGCATATTAGACTACATATTCAACCCATTACATTTGCTTAACAAAAAGTCTGTCGTTCTATTTGAAATTGTAGAACTTCCTAGACAGACTTTTTTGTGTAAAAAATTTACATACTTAGAGATAGCATTTGGAAAAAAATTGCGATATAATAAAGCTATAGCTCATTCGTTGTAAAAAATAACAACGATTGATATTGCACACTTCCGTGCGCCGTTCTTTAGAACGGTCTAACGGTCTACATTCGTTTATACACCACAGGTATCTCTTCGCTCTATCTCCGTTTTGCTACATTGTTGATTTCAGTAAGCCATTAGAGGTAAGTAACTAGCATATCCGTAAGCTGCTTACATCCTACAAAGTGGCAAGTTCAAATCGTAATCTGCTAAAGGAGCAAGGCGAAATGGTTCACTACGCTGTCCGTTTGTTTTGCTGTCAAAACAGCAAGAGCAAAAGGTCTGCAAATGTAGTGAGCACCAGTAAAATCCTGCTGGATTTTAAAGTG from the Lactococcus allomyrinae genome contains:
- a CDS encoding YtxH domain-containing protein; amino-acid sequence: MSKKSGFLVGAVIGAAAALFLAPKKGSELREDAGKIYDDFKENPQETLNSLKDSAVDFSTDKFNEIKEKFDTGEISAEKAKDYLISKRDLIKEKVDSGELSKESVVSFFNDTRDAIVEKLNTVKLSSEELFDEDESHLSDEVATAAAEFNDKKEDVVDAASDKVEEVKEEIDTEKLSEEANKIAEKAKELTSEEW